In Deltaproteobacteria bacterium, the genomic stretch TCAAGGCATCCAGGGTTTTTCGGGAGACTGAATCCCCCTTGTCGCGAATCAGGCTAAAGGGGGGAACCTGTTTTTTTAGAATTTCCATCGCTACCTCGATCCCCCTCGCTTTTACCGTCGCTTTTAAATCGTCCACCGAGAGGTCCCCCTCAAATTCAATCACCCCCCTGAAGGCATCGAGATCGTCCTCGCCGGCAATGGCATATTCATAAAGGTTGTCCCGCGAGATAACCCGTTCGGAAACGACGACTTGGGGGGTGAAACGGGTGACCACCTCCGGATTCACCCCGGGTGAGGTGACGAGACGATGGGAGATGTCATGGTCAAAATCGGTGAGCCTGTCGCGCACATCCTCGGCCGAATGGGCCATGAAAGAAAAGGTGGTCCGTTCGGGATTCTGAACAACCCGTGAAAAATGCCCTTTGAGCAACCCCTTGGCCACCCCAAGATAGAGGTCGCCGTGACGACGTTTGGGATCGGAATCCATTTCGTTGATGGTGGTCATGTTGAGGTGGGCCCGGAAAAGATGAACGGGGAGTTCCGATTGCCAGAGGCTGTTTAAAACGGCGTTATAGAGAAGCATCCAGTGGGTGTCGTGTTCGAGCAGAAGATCGCGCTGGTCGATGTAGACTCTTTTGAAAAATATTTCATCGTTGCCGTTGCGAAGGAACTCCCGCGTGCGGTCATCCATTTTTTCCGGTGAAAGGGTCGTGATGGCTCCCAGCAACTGTTCAACCACCAGCATTTCGTCGGTGAAATGGGTTCGAAGTTCGGGGGGAAGCGTCAGATAACGGGCCGCCCCTTCCGGCAGGAGATCCGCGGGGCCGGACGGTGAGGCGCCAGTGACCAGCCAGGCGGCCCCCAGCAACATATCATAGGCCCACATGTCAACCCCATGCTCGTCCGCCACCGCCTCCTCATTGTCCGGGAGGCCGTTTTTGCGCGAGGTGCGTGTGACCGCGTGATCGGCCGCTCCAAACCGGCGCGAGAGGCGCACAAACCAGTTTTCGAACACTTCTCCTCCGGCGGCGGCAACCGACAGAAACACGTGATGGAGAACCCGCCAGTCATCGACGGTTAATTTCTGTGCCTCCGCCGAGCGGTCGTTGAGATCGGGCCAACGGGACAGAGCGTCCGGATCCTCCCCACCGTTTCGAACATAGGCGGCATAGAGGCGGGAAAGTTCTTCTTGAAGGGTTAGGATCATGAATCAGCCCTTTATCGGCAGATTGTTATAAAAGTTGCTAATAATTCAGCGGAAATCGTTAATAATTCTCCAGATTAGTCATCACACTGGCAGGAATTTTTGGCGATCACTTGAACGCCCCGGCGGCCTTTTGCGCCATGTCCAGATACCACATCGGTACCACCCCCAGCACAACCACCCCCACGGCGCAAAAAACAAGGGAGAACATGAGGGGAAAGGGAACCTCTTCCGTCTTCACCGGGCGTCTAAAACCGTTTTTCACCGCGAACGAAAAAATGCCGTATTTTGCCGTGAAGCCGGCGGTCAGAGGGATGCCGAGGAGGGAAATCATGAAAAGCGAAAAGGCCGCCGCAAGAACGGGGCGGGAGGCGCCAAGGCCGGTCAAATCGGAAAACTGCGTCGCCTCCTTTCTCTCTTCCACCATCACCGAAAGGACGGCAAAGGCGCCGAGCGTCATCAGACTGTAGGCCGCCAGATAGAAGAGTACCGCCGAGGAGACCAAAGGGTCGAATTTTCCGCTTTGAAATCCGACAAGGAGCCCCAGTAAAAGATATCCGGCGTGCGAGATGGAGGAATAGGCGAGCATCCTTTTGACATTGTCCTGAACGATGGCGGCCAGATTTCCGACCAGCAGGGTAAGAACGACGCAGACCTCCAATATCCTCGATACAACCTCCATCGGCAGATAATTAAGCGCCGTCAGAACGCGGATGAACAGGGCAAAGGCGGCCACTTTCACCCCTGTCGCCATAAAACCGGTGACCGGCGTCGGCGCCCCCTCGTAGACGTCAGGCGCCCAGAAGTGAAACGGCACAAGCGCCAGCTTGAAAAGAAAGCCGGACAAAATAAGAACCGCCGCGATCCGCGCCAAAAAGACCTGTTCGGGAAAAAGGGCGACCTGCGAGAGTTCGGTTAAGCGAAATGTTTTGGCGGGCCAATAGAGAAGGACGATCCCGTAGAGCAAAAGCGCCGAGGCGACCGAACCCATCACGTAATATTTCATCGCCGCCTCGTTGGACCGCGCGTCTTTGCGATTCGAGCCGACCATCACGTAGACGGCGAGCGACATTGTTTCGAGGCCAATGAAATTGACAATCAGATGATCGGAGGCAAAAAGAAAAATCATCCCGACAACGGCAAAGAGGGTAAGCGTCGCCATTTCGCCAGCCGGGCTCCGGCCGCCAGCGGGGCTCCCGCCGCCGGAATTCTTTTTGAAGAGGCTTAAGTACGACCAGGTATTCAAGAGATGCACAAAGCCGATAAAAAGAACCAGGACGACAAAAAAGAGGGTGACCCGGTCGCGGACAAAGAGATCCTGGGTGACATCCTCGCCGGCAAGCCACTGCCGAAAACCGAACCAGAGCGCCGCGGCCAGGCCCAAAAGAGCGAGGGCAAACACCGCCCCCGCCCCTTTTTTGGGCCAGAGGGCATCAGTTAAGAGACAGACAAGCCCCGCGACGGTCACAATCCAGACAGGGAGACCGGCGTGGAAGAGGGCGATGAGGTATTGAAGATCGATCATAACAACAAATTCCAATTACCAAATTCCAAATCTCAAACAAACACCAAATTCCAATGTTCAAAATTCCAAACGGGCATTTCTTCTTTTTGGATTTTGGAAATTGGAATTTGTTTGGAATTTGGAATTTGGAATTTGGTCATTGCCGTAAATCTCCATCTGTTCCATCAAATCGGCGATCGGCCGCTCCATTTTGCTCAAAAACGGTTTTGGGTAGACCCCCATCCAGACAATCAAAATCAGGATCGGCACAAACAGGCCAACTTCCCGCCAATTGAGATCGGGAATTTGTAGGGGCGAACGGCCGTTCGCCCCTACCGGGATTTTCACCGGACCAAAAAAGACCCGCTCCACGAGCCACAACATATAGATGGCGGAGAGAATCACGCCGGTCGTGCCGATTATTGCGGCCCATCTCTGCGTCTGAAAGGCCCCGGCCAGCGAGAGGAATTCGCCGACAAATCCGTTGGTCAATGGGACACCGATGGAGGAAAGAGTGACGATCACAAAAATCGTCGCATACCACGGAGTCAATTTCGCCAGCCCGCCATGCTCCGCAATCGCGCGCGAATGGGTCCGCTCGTAGATCACGCCGACCAAAAGAAAAAGGGCGCCGGTGGAGACGCCGTGATTGAGCATCTGGTAGAGACCCCCGGCAACGGCCGTCGGCTCGAGGGCAAAAAGGCCGAGCATCACGACGCCGAGATGCGAAACGGACGAATAGGCGATCAATTTTTTGATGTCGGGCTGAACCATCGCCACCAGCGCCCCGTAAACGATGCCGATTACGGCGATAACAATGAGCCAGGGTTGCGCGACTTCGATTGCTTCGGGGAAAAGCGGCATGGCGAAACGGAAAAAACCGTAGGTTCCCATTTTCAAAAGCACCCCCGCCAGAATCACGCTCCCCGCCGTGGGGGCCTCCACATGCGCGTCGGGGAGCCATGTGTGGAAAGGGACCATCGGCACCTTGATGGCAAAGGCCAACGCAAAGGCCAAAAAGACCCAGAGTTGCGCCGTGGGCGCGAGCCTGAACTCGTAGAGATCGAGGAGACTGAAGGTCTGACCAGCCTGGAAATAAAGATACAAAATGGCCACAAGCATCAGAACCGATCCGGCCATGGTGTAGATGAAAAACTTGAGCGCCGCGTAGATTTTTCGCTTTCCACCCAAGATGCCGATCAACAGATACATCGGGATCAGCATCACCTCCCAGAAAACGTAGAGGAGAAAGAGGTCGAGGGCGCAAAAAACGCCGATCATCCCGGTTTCCAGAACCAGCATGGCGATGACAAACTCTTTCACCCGCCCGGTGATGGAACTGAAAGACCCAAGGAGCGCCAGCGGGGTTAAAACGGTGGTGAGAAGGATCAGCAAAAGACTGACGCCGTCGATCCCCATGAAATAGGCGACATTCCAGGCCGGAATCCAGAGGCGGTTTTCCACATATTGAAAACTGCTCAATCCGGCCGGTTGAAAGTGATCATACAGATGAAGGGAAAGAACGAACTCGATAGCGGCGATGCCAAATCCCAGACAATGAAGGAGCCTCTTTTTTTCCCCCGGCACGAAAAGGAGGCCCAGCGCCGCAATGGCGGGAAAGAAGGCGACGATTGTCAGGATGTGATTATTGATAAATTGCATTACACCGCCCAAACCAAAAGCACCACCAGCGCCACCCAAAAATAGAGCAAATAATGCCCCACCAGCCCCGTTTGCACGCGCGAGACCAACCGCGCCGAAAAGGCGGCGGTATCGGTCCAGCCGTGGACCAGGAATCCGTCGATGAGCTTCTCATCGAAACCCTTCCAAAAAAGTTTTTCTGAAATGACGCGAATGGGGCGGACAATCAAAGCGTCATAAATCTCATCCACTTTGAATTTTTGATAAACCAGTTCATAGAGGAAACGGATTCTTCGGGTTAGAACAGCCGGCCAGTCGAGTCTCCGGCTGTAGAGTCCGACCGAAAGGAGCGAAATGACAAGCGCCCAGACGGTGGAAAGTCCCATCAAGCCAAGTTCCAATGCCGGATTCCCTTCGTGACCAGCTGAAACCGGCAATATGCCAGACAACCAGTGATGAAACCGGTTGCCTCCTCCGAGCACTTCCGGCACTCCCAAAAATCCGCCGACAGCCGCCAGACCTGCGAGGATGATGAGCGGGATTGTCATCACGCGCGGCGATTCGTGGATGTGATCGGGGTGCGGATGGCGCGTTTTTCCGAGAAAGGTGTAAACAAAGAGACGAAACATATAAAAGGCGGTGATCCCTGCAGTAAACAAAGCGACTCCATAGAATGGCCAAGAGCCATACAAAAGAGTGTTCCACAGGATTTCGTCCTTGCTGAAAAATCCGGCCAGCGGCGGGATTCCGGCAATCGCCAGCGTGGCGACAAGAAAGGTGACGCCCGTCACCGGCATTTTTTTGAAAAGCCCACCCATGTTCCGGATGTCCTGGTCATGGCAGGCATGGATGACGCTCCCCGAACTTAAGAAAAGGCAGGCCTTGAAGAAGGCATGCGTGACGAGATGGAAAATGGCGGCGCTGTAAGCCCCGACACCCAAGGCCAAAAACATAGTGCCGAGTTGAGACACCGTCGAATAGGCTAGCACCTTTTTGATGTCGAACTGGGTCAAGCCGATCAAGGCCGCCATGAGCGCCGTGGCCAGCCCGATGCAGGCGATGACATGAAGGGTGAACGGCGCCAGCGCGAACAGGAATCCGAGCCGCGCCACCATGTAGATGCCGGCCGTCACCATCGTGGCGGCGTGGATGAGAGCGGAGACCGGCGTGGGGCCCGCCATCGCGTCGGGGAGCCAGACATAGAGGGGGATCTGCGCCGATTTTCCGGTGGCGCCGATGAAGAGACAGAGAGTAATCGTAGTCGCCAGTGGCGCGAGCCACTCCTTGTTGGCTGTTAGAAAAGAATAGCTGAAGATCCCTTCGCCCGATTGTCCCTGCGATTGAAAGGCAAAGAGAATGAGAAAGAGGCCGATCAAAAATCCAAAATCGCCGATCCGGTTGACGACAAACGCCTTCTTTCCGCAGGTGGCCTTTTCGGGGTCGGTAAACCAGAAGCCGATGAGGAGATACGAACAGAGCCCCACCCCTTCCCATCCGACAAAGAGGACAAGGAGGTTGTCCCCCATCACCAAAAGGAGCATGAAAAAGAGAAAGAGGTTCAGATACGAAAAATAGCGCGCGAATCCCTCGTCCTTGTGCATGTACCCGACCGAATAGACATGGATGATCGAGCCGACACCGGTGACAACCAGAATCATCACGGCCGAGAGGGGATCGACAAGAAAGGCAAAATCGACGCTGAAAAGCGGCGTGGAAAGCCAGGTAAAAAGCGATCCGGAGGAAAGAGAAGCCCCCTCTTCCATCTCCCTTAAGTCAAAAAAGGCCCACGCGGAAAGGACAAACGAGGCGATCGGGAGCGCACAACCGATGATGGAGGGGACAATCTCGCTGACCCTTCGACCTTGCTCAGGGTAAACCGGTTTCCGTCGCCGCGCCCATGCCAAGGCGATCATCGAGTTGATCAGGAAGCCGACGAGCGGCAAGGCCGGAATCAGACTGATAAGTTTTGTTGGAATATTTACCATACACCATTCACCTTTCACGCTCCACGCTCCACGATCCACGATCCACGATTCACCACAATCACCCCTCCATAATCCTCCAATCGGTCGTTTTGATCGTCCGCCGGTTTTTAAACAGCGTAACCACAATGGCGAGTCCGATGGCCGCCTCGCCTGCCGCAATCGTCATGACAAAAAAGGCGACCACATGCCCGTCCATTTTTCCCAGATAGCGCGAAATGGCGATCAAAAGGAGATTGATCGCATTCATCAAGACCTCGAGGCTCATCAGGACAATGAGCAGATTCTTGCGGATCACCACGCCCAAAAGGCCGAGGGTAAAGAGAATTGCGGATAAGACAAGATAGTGGTGAATGGTAATCATTCTTCTTTCTTCCCCAACACCATCGCTCCGATAATCGCCGTCAGCAAAAGGATGGAGGTCAATTCAAACGGAATGAGATATTTTAAAAACATGAGCCGCCCCACCGGCCCCACCTCGCCGAACCCCTCCTCCACCGGCGCAAAAGGGTCTGCCGGGATTTTCAGAAAATTCAGCGACAGAAAACCGGCAAAAAAAAGGGCAATCAAAACCACGGCGATCTTTTTCCAGGTGACCCGGTCGTCGATCAGTTCCTCTTTCCGGATGTTCATCAGCATAATGACAAACGTGAAGAGGACCATGATCGCCCCGGCGTAAACCAGCACCTGCAGAACCGCCACGAACGGCGCGGAAAGGAGGACAAAAAGGGCGGCCAGGCCGAAAAAGGCCCCCACCAGATACATGGCGCTCGCCACCGGGTTGGTCTGGAAGATCATGAGGAGAACCATGATCACGGAGAGACCGCCGAAAAGGTAAAAAAGAATTGTATCAGCCATAGCGCACCAATAGATAAATTGCCGTCACCGCCACATTGGCGAGCGCCAGCGGGATCATCACCTTCCACCCGAGCCGCATCAGCTGGTCGTAGCGGAACCGGGGGAGCGTCC encodes the following:
- a CDS encoding NADH-quinone oxidoreductase subunit N: MIDLQYLIALFHAGLPVWIVTVAGLVCLLTDALWPKKGAGAVFALALLGLAAALWFGFRQWLAGEDVTQDLFVRDRVTLFFVVLVLFIGFVHLLNTWSYLSLFKKNSGGGSPAGGRSPAGEMATLTLFAVVGMIFLFASDHLIVNFIGLETMSLAVYVMVGSNRKDARSNEAAMKYYVMGSVASALLLYGIVLLYWPAKTFRLTELSQVALFPEQVFLARIAAVLILSGFLFKLALVPFHFWAPDVYEGAPTPVTGFMATGVKVAAFALFIRVLTALNYLPMEVVSRILEVCVVLTLLVGNLAAIVQDNVKRMLAYSSISHAGYLLLGLLVGFQSGKFDPLVSSAVLFYLAAYSLMTLGAFAVLSVMVEERKEATQFSDLTGLGASRPVLAAAFSLFMISLLGIPLTAGFTAKYGIFSFAVKNGFRRPVKTEEVPFPLMFSLVFCAVGVVVLGVVPMWYLDMAQKAAGAFK
- a CDS encoding NADH-quinone oxidoreductase subunit M, whose translation is MQFINNHILTIVAFFPAIAALGLLFVPGEKKRLLHCLGFGIAAIEFVLSLHLYDHFQPAGLSSFQYVENRLWIPAWNVAYFMGIDGVSLLLILLTTVLTPLALLGSFSSITGRVKEFVIAMLVLETGMIGVFCALDLFLLYVFWEVMLIPMYLLIGILGGKRKIYAALKFFIYTMAGSVLMLVAILYLYFQAGQTFSLLDLYEFRLAPTAQLWVFLAFALAFAIKVPMVPFHTWLPDAHVEAPTAGSVILAGVLLKMGTYGFFRFAMPLFPEAIEVAQPWLIVIAVIGIVYGALVAMVQPDIKKLIAYSSVSHLGVVMLGLFALEPTAVAGGLYQMLNHGVSTGALFLLVGVIYERTHSRAIAEHGGLAKLTPWYATIFVIVTLSSIGVPLTNGFVGEFLSLAGAFQTQRWAAIIGTTGVILSAIYMLWLVERVFFGPVKIPVGANGRSPLQIPDLNWREVGLFVPILILIVWMGVYPKPFLSKMERPIADLMEQMEIYGNDQIPNSKFQTNSNFQNPKRRNARLEF
- the nuoL gene encoding NADH-quinone oxidoreductase subunit L, with protein sequence MVNIPTKLISLIPALPLVGFLINSMIALAWARRRKPVYPEQGRRVSEIVPSIIGCALPIASFVLSAWAFFDLREMEEGASLSSGSLFTWLSTPLFSVDFAFLVDPLSAVMILVVTGVGSIIHVYSVGYMHKDEGFARYFSYLNLFLFFMLLLVMGDNLLVLFVGWEGVGLCSYLLIGFWFTDPEKATCGKKAFVVNRIGDFGFLIGLFLILFAFQSQGQSGEGIFSYSFLTANKEWLAPLATTITLCLFIGATGKSAQIPLYVWLPDAMAGPTPVSALIHAATMVTAGIYMVARLGFLFALAPFTLHVIACIGLATALMAALIGLTQFDIKKVLAYSTVSQLGTMFLALGVGAYSAAIFHLVTHAFFKACLFLSSGSVIHACHDQDIRNMGGLFKKMPVTGVTFLVATLAIAGIPPLAGFFSKDEILWNTLLYGSWPFYGVALFTAGITAFYMFRLFVYTFLGKTRHPHPDHIHESPRVMTIPLIILAGLAAVGGFLGVPEVLGGGNRFHHWLSGILPVSAGHEGNPALELGLMGLSTVWALVISLLSVGLYSRRLDWPAVLTRRIRFLYELVYQKFKVDEIYDALIVRPIRVISEKLFWKGFDEKLIDGFLVHGWTDTAAFSARLVSRVQTGLVGHYLLYFWVALVVLLVWAV
- the nuoK gene encoding NADH-quinone oxidoreductase subunit NuoK yields the protein MITIHHYLVLSAILFTLGLLGVVIRKNLLIVLMSLEVLMNAINLLLIAISRYLGKMDGHVVAFFVMTIAAGEAAIGLAIVVTLFKNRRTIKTTDWRIMEG
- a CDS encoding NADH-quinone oxidoreductase subunit J; the protein is MADTILFYLFGGLSVIMVLLMIFQTNPVASAMYLVGAFFGLAALFVLLSAPFVAVLQVLVYAGAIMVLFTFVIMLMNIRKEELIDDRVTWKKIAVVLIALFFAGFLSLNFLKIPADPFAPVEEGFGEVGPVGRLMFLKYLIPFELTSILLLTAIIGAMVLGKKEE